One segment of Fibrobacter sp. UWB10 DNA contains the following:
- a CDS encoding polysaccharide biosynthesis/export family protein: protein MKKLSLGIGLIAVAMLSGCALGPQMQMALPGDSTEYNGMIVRLHAIHEGDVGQGAAKAGDSTDLGDLKDLVVDSLPELEYRIGPLDMVQVVVWEHPELTSPMGQYQPAGQKVTTDGKLFYPYAGELQAAGLTAQELRAEITKRLSDKILNDPQVDVRVTGYHSRKMFVAGSVEKPGYVAFNENPMTIPDAIAYAGGFSEKADPSAMQLRRGDKVYNINYLDAFKSKLPLERMMVKPDDQIFVPALSETQKDQKVYVLGEVGRSGVVDIYNGNLTLAEALASAGGLQALNATSRGIYVIRNTSEKQIDVYQLNAKNAMALAMADRFQLNSRDIVYVDASELATWNRLLSLITPTISAGKTTTDIIYNVETIHNNGWK, encoded by the coding sequence ATGAAGAAATTGAGTTTGGGCATTGGCCTTATTGCTGTCGCCATGTTGAGCGGATGCGCTCTTGGACCGCAGATGCAAATGGCTTTACCGGGAGACTCCACTGAATACAATGGCATGATTGTAAGGTTGCATGCGATTCATGAAGGCGATGTGGGCCAGGGTGCTGCCAAGGCTGGTGACTCTACTGATTTGGGCGACCTGAAGGATCTCGTGGTGGATTCTTTGCCGGAACTGGAATACCGCATTGGACCTCTGGACATGGTTCAGGTCGTGGTGTGGGAACACCCGGAATTGACGTCTCCGATGGGTCAGTATCAGCCGGCTGGTCAGAAGGTGACTACCGATGGAAAGCTTTTCTATCCGTATGCTGGTGAACTTCAGGCAGCTGGCCTTACCGCTCAGGAACTCCGTGCTGAAATCACGAAGCGTCTCTCTGACAAGATCTTGAACGATCCGCAGGTGGATGTCCGCGTGACGGGTTACCATAGCCGCAAAATGTTTGTTGCCGGCTCCGTGGAAAAACCGGGATATGTGGCTTTTAACGAAAATCCGATGACGATTCCCGATGCTATTGCTTATGCAGGTGGCTTCTCTGAAAAGGCAGACCCTTCTGCAATGCAGCTTCGCCGTGGAGATAAAGTTTATAACATCAATTATCTTGATGCTTTCAAGTCGAAACTTCCGCTTGAACGTATGATGGTAAAGCCGGATGACCAAATTTTTGTTCCGGCCCTCAGTGAAACCCAGAAGGACCAGAAGGTTTATGTGCTGGGTGAAGTTGGTCGTTCTGGTGTTGTGGATATTTATAACGGCAATTTGACACTAGCCGAAGCCTTGGCCTCTGCAGGTGGTCTGCAGGCTCTGAATGCTACTTCTCGTGGAATTTATGTTATTCGCAATACGTCTGAGAAGCAAATCGATGTGTATCAATTGAATGCGAAAAATGCGATGGCTCTTGCCATGGCAGATCGTTTCCAATTGAATTCTCGTGATATTGTTTACGTCGACGCTTCTGAACTTGCAACATGGAACCGTCTGCTTAGTTTGATTACACCGACGATCAGTGCTGGTAAGACGACTACGGACATTATTTACAATGTTGAAACGATCCATAACAATGGTTGGAAGTAA
- a CDS encoding alpha/beta hydrolase — MSENLVHTVNTGSFEMEYAQIGSGPKPLIVIPGLSIKSVMKSAASLEGPYKIFKERYTLYFFDRKKDAKPGYSLPEMADDQVAALKAIEIDKADVFGVSQGGMIAQYMAIRHPEVVNKLVLGSSTSKAEPRQITTIQNWARLARAREKSELVNTFIDDCFSEKFVARYRRALLALYKEISDEELERFALFADACDYVDTYDELGKVKSPVLVLGAGKDLVTTPEATVKLAEKLKAEGVPCEFYMYEECGHAVFDELPDYKKRIFDFLEK, encoded by the coding sequence ATGAGCGAAAATCTTGTACATACGGTGAACACGGGCTCTTTTGAAATGGAATACGCCCAAATTGGTTCGGGCCCCAAGCCCTTGATTGTGATTCCCGGACTTTCAATCAAGAGTGTTATGAAATCGGCGGCCTCGCTAGAAGGGCCTTACAAGATTTTTAAAGAAAGGTACACGCTTTACTTTTTTGACCGCAAAAAAGACGCCAAGCCCGGTTATTCGTTGCCCGAAATGGCTGACGATCAAGTTGCGGCCCTCAAGGCCATCGAAATCGATAAAGCTGATGTCTTTGGCGTTTCGCAGGGCGGCATGATTGCACAGTATATGGCGATTCGCCATCCTGAAGTCGTGAATAAGCTGGTGCTCGGTTCTTCGACATCGAAGGCAGAACCGCGACAGATTACGACGATTCAGAATTGGGCGCGCCTTGCGCGGGCCCGAGAAAAGTCTGAACTTGTAAACACTTTTATCGATGACTGTTTTAGTGAAAAGTTTGTCGCCCGTTATCGCAGGGCATTGCTTGCCTTGTACAAGGAAATTTCAGACGAAGAATTGGAACGCTTCGCCTTATTTGCGGATGCCTGCGATTACGTTGACACCTACGATGAACTAGGAAAAGTCAAAAGCCCGGTGCTAGTGCTTGGCGCAGGCAAAGACCTTGTGACCACTCCCGAAGCGACTGTCAAATTGGCAGAAAAGCTAAAGGCTGAGGGCGTTCCTTGCGAATTCTATATGTACGAAGAATGCGGCCATGCTGTGTTCGATGAATTGCCCGATTACAAGAAACGCATTTTCGATTTTCTTGAAAAATAA
- a CDS encoding dTDP-glucose 4,6-dehydratase gives MKRSIVITGGAGFIGSHVVRLFVNKYPEYKIINLDKLTYAGNLANLKDVENKPNYKFVKMDICDFDAFYKLMQDEHVDGIIHLAAESHVDRSIKDPFTFAKTNVMGTLALLQAAKLYWESLPEKYEGKRFYHISTDEVYGALKMNHPEGITPPFTTTASSSEHHLAYGDDFFYETTKYTPHSPYSASKAGSDHFVRAFHDTYGMPTIVTNCSNNYGPYQFPEKLIPLFINNIRHKKPLPVYGKGENVRDWLFVEDHARAIDVIFHNGKIAETYNIGGFNEWKNIDIIKVVIKTVDKLLGRAEGEDMNLITYVTDRLGHDARYAIDSTKLQKELGWEPSLQFEEGIEKTVRWYLDNQEWLDNITSGDYEKYYEKMYGNR, from the coding sequence ATGAAAAGATCCATCGTTATCACTGGCGGCGCAGGCTTTATCGGAAGCCATGTGGTGCGCCTGTTTGTGAACAAGTATCCTGAATACAAGATTATCAACCTCGATAAGCTGACTTATGCGGGTAACCTTGCAAACCTCAAGGATGTCGAAAACAAGCCGAACTACAAGTTCGTGAAGATGGATATCTGCGACTTTGATGCTTTCTATAAGCTCATGCAAGACGAGCATGTTGATGGCATCATTCACCTCGCTGCCGAAAGTCACGTAGACCGCTCCATCAAGGATCCGTTCACATTTGCCAAGACGAACGTGATGGGTACTCTCGCCTTGTTGCAGGCTGCCAAGCTTTACTGGGAATCTTTGCCGGAAAAGTACGAAGGCAAGCGCTTCTATCATATTTCGACCGATGAAGTTTACGGCGCTCTCAAGATGAATCATCCGGAAGGCATTACGCCTCCGTTTACCACGACGGCATCGAGTTCTGAACACCACCTGGCTTACGGTGACGATTTCTTCTACGAAACCACCAAGTATACGCCGCACTCTCCGTATTCCGCCTCTAAGGCCGGTTCCGATCACTTTGTACGAGCCTTCCATGACACCTACGGTATGCCGACGATTGTGACGAACTGCAGCAACAACTATGGTCCGTACCAGTTCCCTGAAAAGTTGATTCCGCTGTTCATCAATAACATTCGCCACAAGAAGCCTCTCCCGGTTTACGGCAAGGGCGAAAACGTACGTGACTGGCTCTTTGTGGAAGACCATGCCCGCGCTATCGATGTGATTTTCCATAACGGCAAAATCGCTGAAACCTATAACATCGGTGGTTTCAACGAATGGAAGAACATCGATATTATTAAGGTCGTTATTAAGACCGTTGATAAGCTCCTCGGCCGCGCTGAAGGCGAAGACATGAACTTGATTACCTATGTGACGGACCGCCTGGGACACGACGCCCGCTACGCCATCGATTCCACCAAGCTTCAGAAGGAACTGGGCTGGGAACCGAGCCTTCAGTTCGAAGAAGGCATCGAAAAGACGGTGCGCTGGTATTTGGACAACCAGGAATGGTTGGACAACATCACCAGTGGTGACTACGAAAAGTATTACGAAAAAATGTACGGAAATAGATAA
- the xseB gene encoding exodeoxyribonuclease VII small subunit: MSAENFEYKTAMERLESILERIDNSEMEIDELAGAVQEATELLRKCRQILLATEKNVQDALSGLDGETGVEA; the protein is encoded by the coding sequence ATGAGTGCCGAAAATTTTGAATATAAAACCGCAATGGAGCGTTTAGAGAGTATCTTGGAACGTATTGATAATTCTGAGATGGAAATTGACGAATTGGCGGGTGCGGTTCAGGAAGCGACCGAACTTTTGCGGAAATGCCGCCAAATTTTGCTTGCAACCGAAAAAAACGTGCAGGATGCCCTTTCGGGGCTTGACGGTGAAACGGGAGTCGAGGCTTAA
- a CDS encoding low molecular weight protein-tyrosine-phosphatase, which translates to MKHILVVCTGNICRSPTGEYCLKKALGPDFEVMSAGLGALVDHPAHELSQKIALEHGIDMSAHRARQINLDILKWADLILVMENGHKMDLLHRYPWLEGKVFRYGEPQRVDVPDPYRRPENAFVLAWNFISKLTPYWVEKIKQSEGQA; encoded by the coding sequence ATGAAACACATTCTCGTTGTATGCACAGGTAATATCTGCCGTAGCCCCACGGGTGAATATTGCCTTAAAAAGGCTTTGGGGCCTGATTTTGAAGTGATGAGTGCTGGTCTTGGCGCATTGGTTGATCATCCTGCACATGAACTTAGCCAAAAGATTGCTCTTGAGCATGGAATCGATATGAGCGCTCACCGCGCTCGTCAGATTAATCTGGACATTCTTAAGTGGGCTGATCTTATCTTGGTGATGGAAAACGGCCACAAGATGGATTTGTTGCACCGTTATCCGTGGCTCGAAGGCAAGGTTTTCCGTTATGGTGAACCGCAACGTGTGGATGTTCCGGACCCGTATCGTCGTCCTGAAAACGCGTTTGTGCTTGCATGGAATTTTATCTCTAAACTGACCCCGTACTGGGTAGAAAAAATCAAACAAAGCGAAGGCCAGGCATAA
- a CDS encoding ATP-binding cassette domain-containing protein: protein MLEVPAMEVSGLSVKFPIRGGVLGKVQKYFSAVENVSFSVQAGQILSIVGESGCGKSTLVKSLVGLVPMDNGEFKLFGEKVVKGRTASGKRVSDLVQMIFQDPFSSLNPRQTVSEILTAPLVARGVGFSEAEARAKELLERVSLPKEALQKFPHEFSGGQRQRLCIARSLMVKPKILLCDEVTSALDVSVQAQILHLLDDLRNEFGLSIVFISHDMQVVRALSDEVLVMYFGHVVERGNADQVLTNPQHEYTQKLLASVPTIRRVQL, encoded by the coding sequence ATGCTTGAAGTTCCTGCAATGGAAGTCTCGGGGCTTTCGGTAAAGTTTCCCATTCGAGGCGGAGTGCTCGGCAAGGTGCAGAAGTACTTTTCTGCCGTCGAGAATGTGTCGTTTTCCGTGCAGGCGGGCCAGATTCTTTCGATTGTGGGGGAGTCGGGTTGCGGTAAGTCGACTTTAGTGAAATCGCTGGTCGGGCTTGTGCCTATGGACAACGGTGAATTCAAACTTTTTGGTGAAAAAGTGGTAAAAGGCCGGACTGCTTCCGGAAAACGGGTCTCGGACTTGGTTCAGATGATTTTTCAGGACCCGTTCAGCAGCCTGAACCCGCGCCAGACTGTGTCTGAAATTCTGACGGCGCCGCTGGTTGCACGCGGAGTGGGGTTTTCTGAAGCTGAGGCGCGTGCAAAAGAACTTTTGGAGCGTGTGTCCCTGCCGAAAGAGGCTCTCCAAAAGTTCCCCCACGAATTTTCGGGGGGCCAGCGGCAGCGCTTGTGCATAGCCCGCAGCCTGATGGTAAAGCCCAAGATTCTTTTGTGCGATGAAGTCACTAGCGCTTTGGATGTGTCGGTGCAGGCCCAGATTCTGCACTTGCTCGACGACCTGCGTAATGAATTCGGACTTTCGATTGTGTTTATCAGTCACGATATGCAGGTAGTCCGCGCTCTGAGCGACGAGGTCTTGGTCATGTACTTTGGGCATGTGGTCGAGCGCGGAAATGCCGACCAGGTGCTTACAAATCCACAACATGAATATACCCAAAAATTATTGGCAAGCGTTCCCACTATAAGGAGAGTACAGTTATGA
- the hisH gene encoding imidazole glycerol phosphate synthase subunit HisH has translation MSVIVVDYNAGNLTSVMNALAHIGVDAKSSRDAEEISKATRLIFPGVGAAASAMETLTRTGIGEAIKTVVKAGNPVLGICIGCQIILEESEEDGGVKTLGLIPGKAVRFKDEPGIKIPHMGWNQVNFTREHPIMKGIKSGSDFYYVHSYHPVVPAEYAYAETTYGTQTFQGMVGKDNLIATQFHQEKSGDVGLAMLKNFCDWKV, from the coding sequence ATGTCTGTTATAGTGGTTGATTACAATGCCGGCAACTTGACTTCGGTTATGAATGCGCTTGCGCACATTGGCGTCGATGCCAAGTCTAGCCGCGATGCCGAAGAAATCTCCAAGGCTACCCGCCTGATTTTTCCGGGGGTCGGCGCTGCAGCTTCTGCCATGGAAACTCTGACACGCACGGGAATTGGTGAAGCCATTAAGACGGTCGTAAAGGCCGGAAATCCGGTGCTCGGTATTTGCATTGGCTGTCAGATTATTCTTGAAGAAAGTGAAGAAGACGGCGGTGTAAAGACGTTGGGTCTTATCCCCGGCAAGGCAGTGCGCTTTAAAGATGAACCGGGTATCAAGATTCCGCACATGGGCTGGAACCAGGTGAACTTTACGCGTGAACACCCGATTATGAAAGGTATCAAGAGCGGAAGCGATTTCTACTATGTGCACTCGTACCACCCGGTGGTGCCTGCCGAATATGCTTATGCCGAAACGACGTACGGTACGCAGACCTTCCAGGGAATGGTGGGCAAGGACAACCTGATTGCAACCCAGTTTCATCAAGAAAAGAGTGGAGATGTGGGCCTAGCCATGCTCAAGAATTTCTGCGATTGGAAAGTCTAG
- a CDS encoding mannose-1-phosphate guanylyltransferase/mannose-6-phosphate isomerase yields the protein MINLILCGGSGTRLWPVSRSLMPKQFAPLFDGQSLFRKTVVTNSAVCESQFIVSNADQFFLAKDQLEMEGMTGSKFLLEPVGRNTAPAIALACLTMTPETIVLVSPSDHVIRKKDEYKKVLLRAEELAKAGNLVTFGITPTSPETGYGYIEADGENVKRFVEKPDRATAEKYLLAGNFYWNSGIFCFTAKTFLAELGKYSPEMLAAAKKALANATVEDGEPIRIDRDDMMAIPSNSIDYAVMEKSNKVKVVPSDIGWSDLGSFDSLYGEYQHDANGNNVNPRHIAVDSKNSLVMGGQRTIATIDLDKMLIVDTPDALLVAPLSSSQKVKKVVEELKERGSDLINVPQTVSRPWGTYSVLESTERYKMKRIVVKPGKRLSLQKHLHRSEHWVVVSGTATVTVGKNVFYVRPNESTYIPVGEVHRLQNEGKLPLVIVEVQVGEYTGEDDIIRVEDDFHRN from the coding sequence ATGATTAACTTGATTCTCTGTGGTGGTTCGGGCACGCGCCTTTGGCCCGTGAGCCGTTCCCTGATGCCCAAGCAGTTCGCGCCGCTTTTTGACGGACAGTCCCTGTTCCGCAAGACCGTGGTTACGAACTCCGCTGTTTGCGAATCGCAGTTTATTGTTTCGAATGCCGACCAGTTCTTCTTGGCCAAGGACCAGCTTGAAATGGAAGGCATGACGGGTAGCAAGTTCCTTCTGGAACCCGTGGGCCGTAACACAGCCCCGGCTATTGCCCTTGCTTGCCTCACGATGACTCCTGAAACGATTGTGCTGGTGTCTCCGTCTGACCACGTGATTCGCAAGAAGGACGAATACAAGAAGGTTCTTCTCCGCGCCGAAGAACTGGCGAAGGCCGGTAACTTGGTGACGTTCGGCATTACGCCCACTAGCCCTGAAACGGGTTACGGCTATATCGAAGCCGATGGCGAAAATGTAAAGCGTTTTGTGGAAAAGCCCGACCGCGCCACAGCCGAAAAGTACCTGCTGGCAGGTAACTTCTACTGGAACAGCGGTATCTTCTGCTTTACGGCAAAGACGTTCCTCGCCGAACTGGGCAAATACTCCCCGGAAATGCTCGCCGCCGCGAAAAAGGCTCTTGCCAATGCGACAGTCGAAGACGGTGAACCCATCCGCATTGACCGTGACGACATGATGGCTATTCCGTCGAACTCCATCGACTATGCCGTCATGGAAAAGTCCAACAAGGTGAAGGTGGTTCCGAGTGATATCGGCTGGAGCGACCTCGGCAGTTTTGACAGCCTTTATGGCGAATACCAGCACGACGCAAACGGCAACAACGTGAACCCGCGCCACATTGCCGTGGACTCCAAGAATTCCCTTGTGATGGGCGGTCAGCGTACCATCGCGACGATCGACCTCGACAAGATGCTCATCGTGGACACGCCGGACGCTCTCTTGGTTGCTCCGCTCAGCAGCAGCCAGAAGGTCAAGAAGGTGGTGGAAGAACTCAAGGAACGCGGTTCTGACCTCATTAACGTGCCGCAGACTGTGAGCCGCCCGTGGGGTACGTACTCCGTGCTGGAATCTACCGAACGCTACAAGATGAAGCGTATTGTGGTGAAGCCGGGCAAGCGCCTTAGCCTGCAAAAGCACCTGCATCGCTCGGAGCACTGGGTGGTTGTAAGCGGGACTGCTACGGTGACCGTGGGCAAGAACGTCTTCTACGTGCGTCCGAACGAATCGACTTACATCCCGGTGGGCGAAGTTCATCGCCTGCAAAACGAAGGCAAACTCCCGCTGGTCATCGTCGAAGTCCAGGTGGGCGAATACACCGGCGAAGATGACATCATCCGCGTCGAAGACGACTTCCATAGAAATTAA
- the rfbC gene encoding dTDP-4-dehydrorhamnose 3,5-epimerase encodes MGKFNFIKTSIEGVTIVEPTVFGDHRGYFMETYNKAEFDAAGLNMVFVQDNESKSKKGVLRGLHFQKKNPQGKLVRVIEGEVFDVAVDLRKGSPTFGKWEGVTLSAENKKQFYIPEGFAHGFVVLSETATFVYKCTRLYDPKDEGGLMWNDPEIGIKWPVGNGFEPLLSEKDTKNPALKDLGFAFEL; translated from the coding sequence ATGGGTAAGTTTAATTTCATCAAGACTTCTATTGAAGGCGTGACAATCGTTGAACCGACGGTCTTTGGCGACCATCGCGGCTACTTTATGGAAACCTACAACAAGGCTGAATTCGATGCCGCAGGCTTGAACATGGTTTTCGTACAAGATAATGAATCTAAAAGCAAAAAGGGCGTACTTCGCGGCCTGCATTTCCAGAAGAAGAATCCGCAGGGTAAGCTTGTGCGCGTAATCGAAGGCGAAGTCTTTGACGTAGCTGTAGACCTGCGCAAGGGTAGCCCCACGTTCGGCAAGTGGGAAGGGGTTACGCTTTCTGCTGAAAATAAGAAGCAGTTCTACATTCCCGAAGGTTTTGCTCACGGCTTTGTGGTGCTCAGTGAAACGGCAACTTTCGTGTACAAGTGCACCCGCCTTTATGACCCGAAGGATGAAGGTGGACTCATGTGGAACGATCCTGAAATCGGCATCAAGTGGCCGGTCGGCAACGGATTCGAACCTCTCCTCTCTGAAAAGGACACGAAGAATCCGGCACTCAAGGATTTGGGTTTTGCTTTCGAACTGTAG